TCAGCGCCATTGGCTGACGAGCCAGTTAGTGACAAGTGTCCCGAAGACGCCCAGGACAATTACGGCAATAACCGACCCAGCGTACACGGCCCATTTGCCTTTAGACGTAGTCCGACTTCGATACCACCGAAACGTGAGCGATCCGAGAAGCCCGGCAATCAGGATCCCTGGAAACAACCTCGCTAACTCTGCAAACGGATCTCCGAATCCCAACAAGAAGTAGATCAGTGCGAAGAGGGCGAGAATACACAGCAAACTAGCGCCAACACAGAGACCTAATCCGTAGCCAAGGGCCTCCAGTGGATTCGCGGGCTGGCCGTTAGCCGTCCGCATACTTGTCTCCAATCTGCATAACGTTGCATTGACCTGCGGGCCGAGACTGGCGCGGCCCTGGCATTCAGCATACTCCGGTGTCCGTCGGAGCAAAAGCAGATCGTGGATTGTCACGGGTGCGAATGAGACAGCCAGGGGCGTGCCAGGCCGGATCCGTCAGGTCCAATGCCTTGTTAGGCAGGCCCGCGTATCGATCTCGGATGTTGAAGACAAAACGCATGACCGGGGAGGCCCTTGTCAATACCGCGACGACATCGACAAGTTGTGAGGGGCGACTGCGATCGAATCTCAGCCAATAGTGAGGTCGCCTCAGTGAAATCGCCGTCCGCAGAAGCACGAGCAAGCAACTGGGTTGCTCGCGAGGCACTCCCCGCGTCTAGATACACAACAGCGAGGTGATACATAGCCTCTTCGCGTCTCCACTCGGATACGTAGTCGGCGGAAATGGCGTGCTTGAACATTCTCCGAGCCAAGCTCCTGTTCCGGCGTGTGCCGATTCCGTACTGGTAGCAGTAGCCCACGTCGACTGCCGCATTGCCGTCGCCACGGGATTGAGCACGCGTCCACCACTGAAACGCCAACCGACGGTTTTTCTCGTCACGATAGATCGTCGCGATGTTGTTGGCGGCAGAACAGTTGCCGTCTCGCCACGAGCGCCGGTACCACCGCA
This is a stretch of genomic DNA from bacterium. It encodes these proteins:
- a CDS encoding sel1 repeat family protein, translating into MRWYRRSWRDGNCSAANNIATIYRDEKNRRLAFQWWTRAQSRGDGNAAVDVGYCYQYGIGTRRNRSLARRMFKHAISADYVSEWRREEAMYHLAVVYLDAGSASRATQLLARASADGDFTEATSLLAEIRSQSPLTTCRCRRGIDKGLPGHAFCLQHPRSIRGPA